A portion of the Luteolibacter yonseiensis genome contains these proteins:
- a CDS encoding FeoB-associated Cys-rich membrane protein, which produces MTTDWQTITAAAVVVATITIFLVRLARPKKKKGGCGHGCGCDKPKHP; this is translated from the coding sequence ATGACCACCGACTGGCAAACCATCACCGCGGCGGCCGTCGTCGTCGCCACGATCACGATCTTCCTCGTCCGCCTCGCCCGCCCGAAGAAAAAGAAGGGCGGCTGCGGGCACGGCTGCGGTTGTGACAAACCGAAGCACCCATGA
- a CDS encoding bifunctional riboflavin kinase/FAD synthetase — MLIRKHLEDLPALGAPLHLALGVFDGLHVGHQTVIARAVEAAKRDGGMAGVLTFDPHPIRVIAPRKAPTSLLETLEHKARAVGDYGVELFIPLHFDLEVAKMEASEFIERLMAAPVRTLAVGEDWRFGHNRGGDVNFLAAEAAKRGFTLEAVPPVMHEGERISSTRIRQAIRDGNLDAAARMLGRPYVVCGTVVEGRKLGRTIGFPTANLVTRDAQLPPDGVWAVRVRLPDGRDTTGVANLGLRPTVDGSNRALEVHLFDFSEGIYNQELEVRFEKHLRDEIRFPSLDALRSQIQQDAMAAREYFNSRS; from the coding sequence GTGCTGATTCGCAAACACCTTGAAGACCTACCCGCCCTCGGCGCGCCGCTCCACCTCGCGCTCGGGGTTTTCGACGGTCTGCACGTGGGCCACCAGACGGTCATCGCACGTGCCGTGGAAGCCGCGAAGCGGGATGGCGGGATGGCCGGAGTGCTCACCTTCGATCCCCACCCCATCCGGGTCATCGCCCCACGGAAGGCTCCGACCTCCTTGTTGGAAACGCTGGAGCACAAGGCCCGTGCCGTCGGGGATTACGGCGTGGAGCTTTTCATTCCGCTCCACTTCGACCTGGAGGTGGCGAAAATGGAGGCCTCCGAATTCATCGAACGCCTCATGGCCGCCCCCGTCCGCACCCTCGCCGTCGGTGAGGACTGGCGGTTCGGCCACAACCGCGGTGGCGATGTGAATTTCCTCGCGGCGGAAGCGGCGAAACGAGGATTCACCCTCGAAGCCGTGCCACCGGTGATGCACGAAGGCGAGCGCATCAGCAGCACACGCATCCGCCAGGCGATCCGTGACGGCAACCTCGACGCCGCCGCCCGCATGCTCGGCAGACCGTATGTCGTCTGTGGAACCGTGGTGGAGGGCAGGAAACTCGGCCGCACCATCGGCTTTCCCACCGCGAATCTCGTGACGCGCGACGCGCAGCTCCCTCCCGACGGCGTGTGGGCGGTGCGGGTCCGGCTTCCGGACGGGCGTGACACCACCGGCGTGGCCAACCTCGGACTGCGCCCGACGGTGGATGGAAGCAACCGCGCGCTAGAGGTCCACCTGTTCGATTTTTCCGAAGGCATCTACAACCAGGAGCTGGAAGTGCGCTTCGAAAAACACCTGCGTGACGAGATCAGGTTCCCGTCGCTGGATGCCCTGCGCTCTCAGATCCAGCAGGATGCGATGGCCGCACGCGAGTATTTCAACAGCCGGTCCTGA
- a CDS encoding Amuc_1098 family type IV pilus outer membrane protein: MSPIAHMETVKPITPFRGRAALLATACLIAPLTAGETRNNSTSATSESSSTNVAVEEAQVLLRKGDEAYTAARYSEAVDAYAGAHALIPDTSASSELRAAAAERYAQASVEHAKGLVRKGDLAGAKAVVDKVLDPAIAPKNAGALNYRAQLDDPIRTNPALTAEHGKNVDAVRRLLYTAEGAYNLGKYDEAKRKYEDVLRIDPTNTAARRGLEVVASAKSSYSKAGYDHARADMLSQVASQWELQVPAPELDPSLTDPGDHTMGHNAISIKAKIERIIVPKIALEQASLQEALDFLRIRATESDTTELDPTRKGVNFTVNLGAPDSPAAQKINSMRFDLRLSNVPVSQILEYITATTGTSYSTDDYAVNIVPAGTASAELVTRTYRVPPDFISSLSQGAGEEGGAAADPFAETPKKGLLAKRLGAQEALERQNVTFPEGSSVSYIASSSTLRIVNTPANQDYISQIIESLTKTEPMSVTVRVTMIRVEESRLEELGFDWLLDNFGFGGAGWVPGSSKLNLSGGTQGNGGDVDDIILPSGVTDRRPLTAGNRSGDGAINGNSLDSLLNDPSGRQESFRAPGVLGVHGAVSNANFQTLMRGLDQKSGVDMMARPAVVSRSNQESSIAIVREFIYPTEYEPPELPNDSGGGGGNENDFFGFVAPASSAVTPATPTAFEKEDVGITLNVLPIVDPSKNYVNVTLNPVFSDFDGFVNYGSPINKTINGPLGPQAVEVTPNDILMPVFSKQQFSTSVNVMDGATLVVGGLLSESVQNVEDKTPILGDLPVVGRLFQSKAKKPTSIAIIFMVNVEITDPTGRPYRNR, encoded by the coding sequence ATGTCGCCCATCGCTCACATGGAGACCGTCAAACCCATCACCCCTTTCCGTGGCCGTGCCGCCTTGTTGGCCACCGCCTGTCTGATCGCCCCGCTGACGGCTGGCGAAACCAGAAACAACTCAACATCCGCGACTTCAGAATCTTCCAGCACGAATGTGGCGGTCGAAGAAGCGCAGGTTCTGCTGCGCAAGGGCGATGAAGCCTACACCGCCGCACGCTATTCCGAAGCGGTCGATGCGTATGCGGGTGCCCACGCCCTCATTCCCGACACATCTGCCTCCTCCGAACTCCGGGCCGCCGCGGCCGAACGTTACGCCCAAGCCTCCGTCGAGCATGCCAAGGGCCTCGTCCGCAAGGGTGATCTGGCCGGTGCGAAAGCCGTCGTGGACAAGGTGCTGGATCCAGCCATCGCCCCGAAAAACGCCGGTGCCCTGAACTACCGCGCCCAGCTTGACGACCCGATCCGCACCAATCCCGCGCTGACCGCCGAACACGGCAAGAACGTGGATGCCGTGCGCCGCCTGCTCTACACCGCCGAAGGTGCCTACAACCTCGGGAAATACGACGAAGCGAAGCGTAAATACGAGGATGTGCTCCGCATCGACCCGACGAACACCGCCGCCCGTCGTGGCCTGGAGGTCGTCGCCTCGGCGAAAAGCTCTTATTCCAAAGCCGGCTACGACCATGCCCGCGCCGACATGCTCAGCCAGGTGGCCAGCCAGTGGGAACTGCAGGTTCCCGCACCGGAACTTGATCCCTCTCTCACGGATCCCGGCGACCACACGATGGGACACAACGCGATTTCCATCAAGGCGAAGATCGAACGCATCATCGTTCCTAAAATCGCATTGGAACAGGCATCGCTCCAGGAAGCCCTCGATTTCCTCCGCATCCGTGCCACGGAGAGCGACACCACCGAGCTGGACCCTACCCGCAAGGGCGTCAACTTCACCGTGAACCTCGGCGCGCCGGATTCCCCTGCCGCGCAAAAAATCAACAGCATGCGCTTCGATCTGCGGCTGTCCAATGTTCCGGTTTCCCAGATTCTCGAATACATCACCGCCACCACCGGCACCTCCTACTCCACGGATGACTACGCGGTGAACATCGTCCCGGCAGGCACCGCCTCCGCCGAACTGGTCACACGCACCTACCGCGTCCCGCCGGACTTCATCAGCAGCCTGAGCCAGGGTGCGGGCGAAGAAGGCGGGGCCGCCGCCGACCCATTCGCGGAAACTCCGAAAAAAGGACTGCTTGCCAAGCGGCTCGGCGCACAGGAAGCCCTCGAGAGGCAGAACGTGACCTTCCCGGAAGGATCCTCCGTCAGCTACATCGCCAGCAGCAGCACGCTGCGGATCGTCAACACCCCGGCGAACCAGGACTACATTTCACAAATCATCGAGTCCCTCACCAAGACCGAGCCGATGAGCGTGACGGTCCGCGTGACCATGATCCGGGTGGAGGAATCCCGCCTTGAGGAACTCGGATTCGACTGGCTTCTGGACAACTTCGGCTTCGGCGGTGCCGGCTGGGTTCCCGGTTCCTCCAAGCTCAATCTCAGCGGCGGCACCCAGGGCAACGGCGGCGATGTCGATGACATCATCCTCCCCAGCGGAGTGACCGACCGCCGCCCCCTCACCGCCGGCAACCGCAGTGGTGACGGCGCCATCAACGGCAATTCCCTCGACTCCCTGCTCAACGACCCGTCCGGTCGCCAGGAAAGCTTCCGCGCGCCGGGCGTTCTCGGCGTGCACGGCGCCGTCAGCAACGCGAATTTCCAAACCCTCATGCGCGGCCTGGACCAGAAATCCGGCGTGGACATGATGGCCCGCCCGGCTGTCGTGAGCCGCAGCAACCAGGAATCCTCCATCGCCATCGTCCGCGAATTCATCTACCCTACGGAATACGAACCCCCGGAACTTCCCAACGATTCCGGTGGTGGTGGCGGCAACGAGAACGACTTCTTCGGCTTCGTCGCCCCCGCCTCAAGCGCCGTCACTCCCGCGACTCCGACCGCCTTTGAAAAGGAGGATGTCGGCATCACGCTCAACGTCCTTCCGATCGTCGATCCCTCGAAGAACTACGTCAACGTCACCCTGAATCCCGTGTTCAGCGACTTCGACGGCTTTGTCAACTACGGCAGCCCCATCAACAAGACCATCAACGGTCCGCTCGGCCCCCAGGCGGTGGAAGTCACTCCGAACGACATCCTGATGCCGGTGTTCAGCAAGCAGCAGTTCTCCACGAGTGTCAACGTGATGGATGGGGCCACCCTCGTCGTCGGCGGCTTGCTTTCCGAAAGCGTCCAGAATGTGGAGGACAAGACACCGATTCTTGGAGATCTCCCGGTTGTCGGCCGTTTGTTCCAATCCAAGGCGAAGAAGCCGACCTCCATCGCGATCATCTTCATGGTCAACGTGGAGATCACCGACCCGACCGGTCGCCCTTACCGTAACCGCTGA
- a CDS encoding ABC transporter permease subunit — MSTTATVSRGSHAGRIWVIARHAFTQLVRMKVFYFLAVFAVIAIGSNFFELPQHEGVESAGVNVLRSIKSWSLGTMTLFSVVLSIVATALLLPKDVEDRTLYTILAKPVPRIDYLAGKLLGVLMLVLVSLALMDVLMTAVLHIRTGIVIEQQVAFARMQEWPQATIDSMRLEIAAQGATWSLQGAVWAVFLRASIIASLALLISTFSTSTLFTTIISFLLYFIGHFQADARNVYLQAGEAGQGMFARIASLVISLVLPDFQNFNIIDDVIQGQTIPLLILGKLTLVGLYYAVFFTIASWFIFAEKEF, encoded by the coding sequence ATGAGCACGACGGCAACGGTTTCAAGAGGTTCGCACGCGGGCCGGATCTGGGTCATCGCCCGGCATGCGTTCACGCAGCTGGTGCGGATGAAGGTTTTCTATTTCCTCGCGGTCTTCGCGGTGATCGCCATCGGCAGCAACTTCTTCGAGCTTCCCCAGCACGAGGGCGTGGAGTCGGCGGGGGTGAACGTCCTGCGGTCCATCAAGAGCTGGTCGCTGGGGACCATGACGTTGTTCTCGGTGGTGCTTTCCATCGTGGCGACGGCGCTGCTGCTGCCGAAGGACGTGGAGGACCGCACGCTTTACACGATTCTGGCGAAGCCGGTGCCGCGCATCGACTACCTCGCCGGAAAACTCCTGGGCGTGCTGATGCTGGTCCTCGTTTCTCTCGCGCTGATGGACGTGCTGATGACCGCGGTCCTGCACATCCGGACCGGCATCGTCATCGAGCAGCAGGTCGCCTTCGCCCGCATGCAGGAATGGCCGCAGGCGACGATCGACTCGATGCGGCTGGAAATCGCAGCCCAGGGGGCGACGTGGTCGCTGCAGGGCGCGGTGTGGGCGGTCTTCCTGCGGGCGTCCATCATCGCGTCGCTGGCGCTGCTCATCTCCACCTTCTCGACGAGCACCCTGTTCACCACGATCATCAGCTTCCTGCTCTATTTCATCGGCCACTTCCAGGCGGACGCCCGGAACGTTTACCTCCAGGCAGGAGAGGCGGGACAGGGGATGTTCGCACGGATCGCCTCGCTCGTGATATCGCTCGTGCTGCCGGATTTCCAAAATTTCAACATCATCGACGACGTCATCCAGGGGCAGACCATCCCCCTGCTGATCCTCGGAAAGCTGACGCTCGTCGGTCTCTACTACGCGGTGTTCTTCACCATCGCGTCGTGGTTCATCTTCGCTGAAAAGGAATTCTGA
- a CDS encoding metallophosphoesterase family protein: MRIALFGDIHANLEALEAVLADASQQGATDYVCMGDIVGYNADPSACLEIVRAMDCPTVKGNHDEDASGNHSLETMNPVAAAALEWTRSQLSEEQRKWLTRLRMVRQVSDFTVVHSTLDQPANWNYVTNRFDAMSNFSYQFTQLCFHGHTHVPRVYMKTDKVTEVAAESVAIEAGAKYFINVGSVGQPRDGDWRACYAIFDLDRNLLTFRRVEYDIAKTQAKIIAAGLPQMLAERIQEGR; the protein is encoded by the coding sequence ATGCGGATCGCTCTTTTCGGTGACATACATGCCAATCTCGAAGCCCTCGAGGCCGTCCTGGCGGACGCTTCCCAACAAGGCGCGACCGACTACGTCTGCATGGGCGACATCGTCGGCTACAACGCGGACCCTTCCGCCTGCCTGGAAATCGTGCGGGCCATGGACTGCCCGACGGTGAAGGGAAACCACGACGAGGACGCCTCCGGAAACCACTCGCTGGAAACCATGAACCCGGTCGCCGCCGCCGCGTTGGAATGGACCCGCTCCCAGCTCAGCGAGGAGCAGCGGAAATGGCTCACCCGCCTCCGCATGGTCCGCCAGGTCTCGGACTTCACCGTCGTCCACAGCACGCTCGACCAGCCCGCCAACTGGAACTACGTGACGAACCGCTTCGACGCGATGTCGAATTTCTCCTACCAGTTCACCCAGCTCTGCTTCCACGGCCACACCCACGTGCCGCGCGTCTACATGAAGACGGACAAGGTCACCGAGGTGGCCGCCGAGTCCGTCGCCATCGAGGCCGGGGCGAAGTACTTCATCAACGTCGGCTCCGTCGGCCAGCCGCGCGATGGCGACTGGCGCGCGTGTTATGCGATCTTCGATCTCGACCGCAACCTGCTCACCTTCCGCCGCGTGGAGTACGACATCGCGAAAACCCAGGCGAAGATCATCGCCGCCGGACTGCCGCAGATGCTCGCCGAGCGGATCCAGGAAGGCCGCTGA
- a CDS encoding metallophosphoesterase, with translation MQHDDTDALGTKPRLITRRRAAGLVLAGAAGCLIDGFAIEPDLLSVTRQDVACKKLPPALDGLKVCLLADFHFLPGTNDGLLDKIIARVRIEKPDLIALGGDYISSDVSVVQPLVEKLGQLRCAHGIFAIMGNHDGWCGDPAIIRRQFESKGISFLINQHSQLHIRGEKLALAGTDFVWKGRPDPVKTLKGVSADTPVIALVHEPDYFDTMTAGRNIQLQLSGHTHGGQCRVPVIGYAPRKVTFGKKYIYGTYTRGDSTLFVTRGVGTSGPRVRFACPPELAMLTLRAPVLS, from the coding sequence ATGCAGCATGACGACACAGACGCTCTTGGGACAAAGCCCCGCCTCATCACCCGCAGACGTGCGGCCGGACTCGTTCTCGCCGGTGCCGCGGGTTGCCTGATCGACGGCTTCGCCATCGAGCCCGACCTCCTCTCCGTCACCCGGCAGGACGTGGCGTGTAAAAAACTCCCGCCCGCGCTGGACGGACTGAAAGTCTGCCTGCTCGCCGATTTCCATTTCCTCCCCGGAACCAACGACGGCCTGCTGGACAAGATCATCGCCCGGGTCCGCATCGAAAAGCCGGACCTCATCGCCCTCGGCGGAGACTACATCAGTTCGGACGTGTCGGTGGTCCAGCCTCTGGTGGAAAAGCTGGGACAGCTGCGCTGCGCCCACGGCATCTTCGCCATCATGGGGAATCACGACGGCTGGTGCGGCGATCCCGCCATCATCCGCCGCCAGTTTGAAAGCAAGGGCATTTCCTTTCTCATCAACCAGCACAGCCAGCTCCACATCCGTGGCGAGAAGCTCGCGCTGGCGGGCACCGACTTCGTCTGGAAGGGCAGGCCGGACCCTGTGAAAACCCTCAAGGGTGTCTCCGCGGACACCCCCGTCATCGCCCTCGTCCACGAACCGGACTACTTCGACACCATGACGGCCGGCCGCAACATCCAGCTCCAGCTCTCCGGCCACACCCATGGCGGACAATGCCGGGTGCCGGTCATCGGCTACGCGCCGCGGAAGGTGACGTTCGGCAAAAAATACATCTACGGCACCTACACCAGAGGCGACTCCACCCTTTTTGTCACCCGTGGCGTCGGCACCAGCGGCCCGAGGGTTCGCTTCGCCTGTCCTCCGGAACTGGCGATGCTGACGCTCCGGGCACCGGTTTTGTCTTGA
- the feoB gene encoding ferrous iron transport protein B, with protein sequence MSTASDAPTTIALIGNPNAGKTTLFNALTGANQHVGNYAGVTVSVKSGEAFSAHGNKLKVLDLPGCYSLRANSPDEKVALDALNGQLPNQPKPDLVVCVVDASSLERHLQLTLQVIELGIPCVLALNMVDVAERTGLRLDPVKLSEELGIPVVPMQANAKKGIIELKQAIRFPLPAAPHAHWATDPDHAENSRRAFITRLCELAARRPDAHQQTLSDKLDSVLLHPVFGWVAFLGIMFTVFWSIFSFASIPMDAIDGALGSLGEWVGSKMAEGDLRSLIVDGVIAGIGGTLVFLPQIVLLFLFIGLLESSGYMSRAAYLMDGVMSVAGLSGKSFLPLFSSAACAIPGVMATRTIDSAKERLVTIFVAPWISCSARLPVYFLLIPLILPKEGGAWQQALILFGIYLLGIVTAFIVARVLRGRLGPDKSINHFLLELPPYRLPQWSYIFRHVFERAWAFVAKAGTIILGLSILLWALGTYPKSDSEDAGEQLAHSAMGRIGNVIEPVVKPLGFDGRIGTAILTSFAAREVFNSTLSVIFNVESDDEEAAESLLREKVSAATWPDGKPLFTPLVIVSLLVFYIYALQCLPTSAVVAREAGSLKWAVGQFLFMTGFAYVAALIVYQAGKLFGF encoded by the coding sequence ATGTCCACTGCTTCCGACGCCCCCACGACCATCGCGCTGATCGGCAATCCGAATGCCGGAAAGACCACTCTTTTCAACGCCCTCACCGGTGCGAACCAACACGTCGGCAACTACGCGGGCGTCACGGTTTCCGTGAAATCCGGCGAGGCCTTCAGCGCCCACGGCAACAAGCTCAAGGTGCTCGACCTGCCCGGCTGCTATTCGCTGCGTGCCAATTCTCCGGATGAGAAGGTCGCGCTCGACGCGCTCAACGGCCAGCTTCCCAACCAGCCGAAGCCGGATCTCGTGGTCTGCGTGGTGGATGCCTCCAGCCTGGAACGCCACCTCCAGCTCACCCTCCAGGTCATCGAGCTGGGCATCCCCTGCGTGCTCGCGCTGAACATGGTGGACGTCGCGGAGCGCACCGGCCTGCGCCTCGACCCGGTGAAGCTTTCCGAGGAACTCGGCATCCCCGTGGTGCCGATGCAAGCGAATGCGAAGAAAGGCATCATCGAGCTGAAACAGGCGATCCGCTTCCCCCTCCCCGCCGCCCCGCACGCCCACTGGGCGACCGACCCCGACCACGCGGAAAACAGCCGCCGCGCCTTCATCACCCGCCTGTGCGAACTCGCCGCACGCCGCCCGGACGCCCACCAACAGACCCTTTCCGACAAGCTCGACAGCGTGCTGCTCCACCCGGTCTTCGGCTGGGTGGCCTTCCTCGGCATCATGTTCACCGTTTTCTGGTCCATCTTCTCCTTCGCCTCCATCCCGATGGACGCCATCGACGGCGCGCTGGGATCGCTCGGCGAATGGGTCGGCTCAAAGATGGCGGAGGGAGACCTGCGCTCGCTCATTGTCGATGGAGTCATCGCCGGCATTGGCGGCACGTTGGTTTTCCTGCCACAGATCGTGCTGCTGTTCCTCTTCATCGGCCTGTTGGAAAGCTCGGGCTACATGTCACGCGCCGCCTACCTGATGGACGGCGTGATGTCGGTGGCCGGACTCAGCGGAAAATCCTTCCTTCCGCTCTTCTCCTCCGCCGCCTGCGCAATTCCCGGCGTGATGGCCACCCGCACGATCGACTCGGCGAAGGAACGCCTCGTGACCATTTTCGTCGCGCCGTGGATCAGCTGCTCCGCCCGCCTGCCCGTCTATTTCCTCCTGATCCCGCTGATCCTGCCGAAAGAAGGCGGAGCCTGGCAGCAGGCGCTGATCCTCTTCGGCATCTATCTGCTGGGCATCGTCACGGCCTTCATCGTCGCCCGCGTCCTGCGGGGCCGGCTCGGTCCGGACAAGTCGATCAACCACTTCCTGCTGGAACTGCCTCCCTACCGCCTGCCGCAGTGGTCCTATATCTTCCGCCACGTCTTCGAGCGGGCGTGGGCCTTCGTCGCCAAGGCGGGCACCATCATCCTCGGACTGTCCATCCTGCTCTGGGCGCTCGGCACCTATCCGAAAAGCGACTCGGAAGACGCGGGTGAGCAACTCGCCCACAGCGCCATGGGCCGCATCGGAAATGTCATCGAGCCGGTGGTGAAACCGCTTGGATTCGATGGCCGCATCGGCACCGCCATCCTGACCTCCTTCGCCGCGCGCGAGGTGTTCAACTCGACCCTGAGCGTGATCTTCAACGTGGAGTCCGATGACGAGGAAGCGGCCGAGTCCCTGTTGCGTGAAAAGGTTTCCGCCGCCACCTGGCCGGACGGCAAACCGCTTTTCACGCCTCTGGTCATCGTCTCCCTGCTCGTGTTCTACATCTACGCGTTGCAATGTCTGCCCACGAGCGCCGTGGTCGCCCGGGAGGCGGGGTCGTTGAAATGGGCGGTCGGACAATTCCTCTTCATGACCGGCTTCGCCTACGTGGCCGCGCTCATCGTCTATCAGGCAGGAAAACTCTTCGGATTCTGA
- a CDS encoding PDDEXK nuclease domain-containing protein, giving the protein MTAKRRENDKSEIDPSRLSRGRTRADAIFPVPTPASSLPTGYAGTLQEIKDHLRAARLRAVLAANPIVVEAYWNTGKIILARQREAAWGARVIDRLAMDLQAEFPGMSGLSARNLLSMKLFAEAFPDGSIAKQPVSQLPWGQIIRLLQMVKDPAARDFYIGETLAHGWSRNVLEIQIRKGLHLRAGKAQNNFALTMSPEDSDLASQLFKDPYLFDFLGTADLRREAEVEQSLMDHIQKFLLELGTGFAFVGRQVRLEVGGEDYPLDLLFYHLRLRRYVVIELKSRAFSPGDVGQLNLYLSAVDDLLRHPDDQPTIGLLLCRKKNRLVAEYALRGLDQSIAVAEWQTQLTESLPEELRGSLPTIEEIEAELAVDFASGKYD; this is encoded by the coding sequence ATGACTGCGAAACGCCGGGAGAATGATAAATCCGAGATCGATCCGTCCCGCCTTTCCCGTGGGCGTACCCGCGCGGATGCGATTTTCCCCGTGCCGACACCCGCTTCTTCATTGCCGACGGGTTATGCCGGCACTCTTCAGGAAATCAAGGACCACCTCCGGGCCGCCCGGCTCCGTGCGGTTCTCGCTGCGAATCCCATTGTCGTCGAGGCGTATTGGAATACTGGAAAAATCATCCTCGCCCGTCAGCGGGAAGCTGCCTGGGGGGCGCGGGTCATTGATCGCCTCGCGATGGATCTCCAGGCCGAATTTCCGGGAATGAGCGGTCTTTCCGCTCGTAACTTGCTTTCGATGAAGTTGTTCGCGGAAGCATTCCCGGATGGTTCAATTGCGAAACAACCTGTTTCGCAATTGCCCTGGGGGCAAATCATCCGATTGCTACAGATGGTGAAAGATCCCGCTGCCCGCGATTTCTACATTGGTGAAACTCTGGCTCATGGGTGGAGCCGGAATGTTTTGGAAATACAAATCCGGAAAGGTCTCCATCTTCGTGCGGGCAAGGCGCAGAACAACTTCGCCCTCACCATGTCTCCCGAGGATTCGGACCTCGCTTCGCAGCTTTTCAAAGATCCCTACCTTTTCGATTTTCTGGGAACCGCGGACCTCCGGCGTGAGGCTGAGGTCGAGCAATCGCTCATGGATCACATTCAGAAGTTTCTTCTCGAACTGGGAACGGGTTTCGCGTTCGTCGGCCGTCAGGTGCGCTTGGAGGTCGGCGGCGAGGATTATCCGTTGGATCTGCTTTTCTACCATCTGCGACTCCGTCGCTACGTTGTCATCGAACTGAAGAGCCGTGCTTTTTCTCCGGGGGATGTGGGCCAGCTCAATTTGTATCTCTCCGCAGTGGATGACCTGTTGCGCCACCCGGACGACCAGCCGACCATCGGCCTCCTGTTATGCCGGAAAAAGAACAGGCTCGTGGCCGAATACGCCCTGCGCGGGCTGGACCAATCCATCGCCGTCGCGGAATGGCAGACACAGCTCACCGAATCCTTGCCCGAGGAACTGCGCGGCAGCCTGCCTACCATCGAGGAAATCGAAGCCGAACTGGCTGTGGATTTCGCCTCAGGGAAATACGACTAG
- a CDS encoding FeoA family protein — protein sequence MPSILADDLRIDSAMTLNQVKAGCDVRIRLLSGPSCDRLRDLGFCEQLMLRKISGGRNLVCSICGTRMAISRELAEQVLVSPVG from the coding sequence ATGCCCTCCATCCTCGCCGACGACCTCCGCATCGACAGCGCCATGACCCTCAACCAGGTCAAGGCAGGTTGTGATGTGCGGATCAGGTTGCTGAGCGGCCCGAGCTGTGACCGCCTGCGCGACCTCGGTTTCTGCGAGCAGCTCATGCTCCGCAAGATCTCCGGCGGCAGGAACCTCGTCTGCTCCATCTGCGGCACCCGCATGGCGATCAGCCGCGAGTTGGCCGAACAGGTGCTGGTGTCTCCGGTCGGTTGA
- a CDS encoding VOC family protein — MKIEHVAFNVADPVAVADWYVRHLGLRIVRHLPSPTQTHFLADDTGATVLEIYCNPPDQIPDYAAMNPLLFHLAFVSASPDDDRARLTDAGASFVDELKLPDGSHLVMLRDPWGVALQLCKRAVPLVVFP, encoded by the coding sequence ATGAAAATCGAACACGTCGCCTTCAACGTCGCCGATCCCGTCGCCGTGGCGGACTGGTATGTGAGGCACCTGGGGCTGCGGATCGTCCGGCACCTGCCCAGCCCCACCCAGACCCATTTCCTCGCCGACGACACCGGCGCGACGGTCCTCGAAATCTACTGCAATCCGCCGGACCAGATCCCGGACTATGCGGCGATGAATCCGCTGCTGTTCCACCTCGCCTTTGTTTCCGCGTCACCCGATGACGACCGCGCCCGCCTCACCGACGCCGGGGCTTCTTTCGTGGACGAATTGAAACTGCCCGACGGCAGCCATCTTGTCATGCTACGCGATCCATGGGGAGTCGCCCTGCAACTCTGCAAAAGGGCGGTGCCGCTAGTCGTATTTCCCTGA
- the hpf gene encoding ribosome hibernation-promoting factor, HPF/YfiA family yields the protein MQTANVNLPITVTVRHEQVTDALRDHATKKIESLHLDYPRIIEAKVILDVQKNRHIAEIILFCANHITIEAHTEGKDMYVALDETIEKIARRMRKHKTRLMKKHRPHRNESIRHLEERFFTEEVLDHPEDSDIDPAPFIVHPENYSIRTMYKEDAIMQLELSDRPFVLYKSARRGVLTIVYRRKDGEYAAMDIKD from the coding sequence ATGCAAACTGCCAACGTCAATCTGCCGATCACTGTAACTGTGAGACATGAGCAAGTGACCGATGCCCTCCGCGACCACGCGACGAAAAAAATCGAGAGCCTTCATCTCGATTACCCGCGAATCATCGAGGCCAAGGTCATTCTCGACGTTCAGAAAAACCGGCACATTGCGGAAATCATTCTCTTTTGCGCCAACCACATCACCATCGAAGCCCACACCGAGGGCAAGGACATGTATGTGGCGCTTGATGAAACCATCGAAAAAATCGCCCGTCGCATGCGCAAGCACAAGACGCGCCTGATGAAGAAGCACCGCCCGCATCGCAACGAATCCATCCGCCATCTGGAGGAGCGCTTCTTCACGGAAGAGGTCCTCGACCACCCGGAGGATTCCGACATCGATCCGGCTCCATTCATCGTCCATCCGGAAAACTACTCGATCCGCACGATGTACAAGGAAGACGCCATCATGCAGCTCGAACTCTCCGACCGCCCCTTCGTGCTCTACAAGAGCGCGCGCCGCGGCGTGCTGACCATCGTCTATCGCCGTAAGGACGGCGAATATGCCGCGATGGACATCAAGGACTGA